Genomic segment of Synergistaceae bacterium:
AGTCAGCGAGTTCGCAAATGAGTCCGGAGTACCCTGCATAATTGACAAATGGGAGAATCCGTTAAAGCCGCGCGAAATTAATTTATTATATTATGATAAAATTTGCACATGGATAAACACAGAACTAACGAAATAGGATTAAGATATGTCGAGAGCTTGACACTTTATGAAGAGTACGCGAAAAGAATCCGGAATTTAATTCAGGATTTAGTCGAGCTTGAAGGAGTCGAATTTTACGCAATAGAAGGCTGGGCAAAGAGTCCGGCGGATTTGCTGCGGACACTGACGACTATAGACGAAAGCGATTTAACAGGAATTGACCTCGTAACAGTAAGAGTCTTGCTGCGATTCCCTGAAGACGTGCTGAAAATTGAAGAGTTAATAAAGACAGAATTTGATATTGACCCGGCTCGTTCTGTACCATCAAGCGGCTTAGAAGATCCCTTCAGATTCGGCTATCCTGCAGTAATATATATTTTGTCGCTTTCTGAGTCACGTGCTAATTTGAGAGAATGGGCGAAATATAAAGATTTGAGCTTCAGGCTCGAATTACCCACGATGTTACAGGAGGCATGGGCGACGATATTCCCGCGCGTTAATCGAACTGTAGGGGCGATCTCGGAGAAAAAATTGACTCGTGAACTTGTTTTGTTAGCCGGTTTGCTTGAGACTGCTGATAAAGGATTCTTAAATTTGCGCAACGAGATAAAAGACGAGTCCGTGTTAATCCCTCCCAGTAATAATAACAATAAGCAGCAATCAATCGACGCAGAAAAATTATTTACAGACGAAGACTTGTATAATTTATTCAGGGAAGATAATAATATTCTCGCAAAATGGAACGCAGCAGCAATTGAGGCAGGATTCCCGGAATTCACACCGGATTCAAAATATCTGCGTGAGAGCTTTAATTATTTATGCAGCATTTTACGAGCGGCGGGGCTTGATACTATTTCAGAAGTTAAAAAATTTCTCGCTGATATGGAAATCGATAATAAAGGCCTTCAGCAATTACGGACTATTCATGACACTTTCAAGCAAGATAATAAAAATTGGCGTATGGATCCATTCTCGGCGTTGTTCCTGCTCGTGCTAAATTTCAAGTGGGACGATCTCAAGAATAAAGATTTAATCAAGCTCAACATCAAAAAAGGCTCAGACAGAATCACAGGAAATACAGGAGGAAATTAATTCATTATGAGAAGCATAATTTTATGGGCTATAGTCTCGTATATAATCGGCTCATTTCCGACGGGCTATCTAGTAACTAAATTATTTCACAAGGACGAAAACGGGAAGCGCGACGGGCTCGACATCCGCA
This window contains:
- a CDS encoding RelA/SpoT domain-containing protein; its protein translation is MDKHRTNEIGLRYVESLTLYEEYAKRIRNLIQDLVELEGVEFYAIEGWAKSPADLLRTLTTIDESDLTGIDLVTVRVLLRFPEDVLKIEELIKTEFDIDPARSVPSSGLEDPFRFGYPAVIYILSLSESRANLREWAKYKDLSFRLELPTMLQEAWATIFPRVNRTVGAISEKKLTRELVLLAGLLETADKGFLNLRNEIKDESVLIPPSNNNNKQQSIDAEKLFTDEDLYNLFREDNNILAKWNAAAIEAGFPEFTPDSKYLRESFNYLCSILRAAGLDTISEVKKFLADMEIDNKGLQQLRTIHDTFKQDNKNWRMDPFSALFLLVLNFKWDDLKNKDLIKLNIKKGSDRITGNTGGN